TTGTTCACTTAATGATGCCTAAGATGACCCCACTGGATAACAACCTTAAGCACATAAAAGAAAGCTAAGTATTTTTGCTAATAGGTTAGTAAATAACACCCCATCAAATCTCACGATTTGATGGGGTGTTTTGTTTCTAGCCGCATTATTGTACCGCTCGATTAATTACTGTCCGCCAATCTACCTAACCCCTTCTAGCACCACGCTTTCAATGCACCAACAGCCGCCCCTACAAAATTACCGACAAACGCAGTGTGCATAATCGCACTCCCTGAAAGCTACAATTGTTGGGCCCCATCAGATGGGATCAAGGAAACTAGCTACCCATATAGGCTTTAACGGCCCTTATATTTTCACCCGACTAAATTGACACTGTGTGCACCAGTATAAATTCTGCGACCCATACCGCCCGTAATAAAATCACTACCCAGGTTAGAGAGCATCTGCCTGATACTTTTCAACCTAGATGTCTATTTATTAACAGGCACAAAAAAGGCCGCTTAAAGCGGCCTTTTTCTTAGCGCAGACTGTAGATTACTCTACAACCTTAGCTACAACACCAGCACCAACGGTACGGCCGCCTTCACGAATCGCGAAGCGCAGGCCATCTTCCATGGCGATTGGAGCGATCAGAGTAACAACCATTTGAATGTTGTCCCCTGGCATTACCATTTCAACGCCTTCTGGCAACTCACAAGCACCGGTTACGTCAGTCGTACGGAAGTAGAACTGTGGACGATAGCCTTTAAAGAATGGCGTGTGACGACCACCTTCATCTTTAGACAGAACATAAACTTCTGCTTCGAACTTGGTGTGTGGAGTGATAGTACCTGGCTTAGCCAGTACCTGACCACGTTCAACATCTTCACGCTTGGTACCACGTAGCAATACACCAACGTTCTCACCTGCACGACCTTCGTCAAGCAGCTTGCGGAACATTTCAACACCAGTACAGGTCGTCTTGGTAGTATCCTTAATACCAATGATTTCCATTTCTTCACCAACGTTGATGATGCCTCGCTCAACACGGCCGGTTACAACAGTACCGCGACCAGAGATAGAGAATACATCTTCGATAGGCATCAAGAACGGCTGATCAATAGCGCGCTCAGGCTGCGGAATGTAGGAATCCAGAGCTTCAACCAGCTTCTTCACAGCGGTAGTACCCAACTCGTGGTCATCTTCGCCATTAAGGGCCATCAATGCAGAACCAGCAATGATTGGAGTATCGTCGCCAGGGAATTCGTAGGCATCTAACAGCTCACGCAATTCCATTTCAACCAGCTCTAACATTTCGTTGTATTCATCAGAACCAACACCGCCACAGTCATCAGCCAGCAGGTCAGCTTTGTTCAGGAATACCAGAATAAACGGTACACCTACCTGACGAGACAGGAGGATGTGCTCACGCGTCTGAGGCATAGGGCCGTCAGTTGCACCACAAACCAGAATAGCGCCATCCATCTGAGCAGCACCCGTAATCATGTTTTTCACGTAGTCGGCGTGC
The Teredinibacter franksiae DNA segment above includes these coding regions:
- the tuf gene encoding elongation factor Tu; protein product: MAKEKFERNKPHVNVGTIGHVDHGKTTLTAALTRVCAEVWGGEAVAFDGIDNAPEERERGITIATSHVEYDSPERHYAHVDCPGHADYVKNMITGAAQMDGAILVCGATDGPMPQTREHILLSRQVGVPFILVFLNKADLLADDCGGVGSDEYNEMLELVEMELRELLDAYEFPGDDTPIIAGSALMALNGEDDHELGTTAVKKLVEALDSYIPQPERAIDQPFLMPIEDVFSISGRGTVVTGRVERGIINVGEEMEIIGIKDTTKTTCTGVEMFRKLLDEGRAGENVGVLLRGTKREDVERGQVLAKPGTITPHTKFEAEVYVLSKDEGGRHTPFFKGYRPQFYFRTTDVTGACELPEGVEMVMPGDNIQMVVTLIAPIAMEDGLRFAIREGGRTVGAGVVAKVVE